The DNA segment TGTGCATAGAGGAATGTTAAAATTGCGTGAAGTAGTGAAATAATCAGAAATATAAAGTTACATTATTATTATTGTATCGTCATTATCATATAATGGCAATAGTTATGCTAGATAGCAATAAATATAATAGTGTGCATGATTTTTTAAAAGACACTCATTTTATAGTATATGTTTTGGATGATGACAAAACATATGATAAATATTGGCATGACTATATTACAAAGCATCCTGAGTCCAGTATATTTTTTGAACAGGCAAAGAAAATATTGTTGCATTTGGACAATTTTAAATTTCTTCCAAAAGATGACAAACTCGAACTTAAGCGAAGAATACTTAAAGATATTTCTAATAGTATGATAAAATAAATGCGTAGCAAGCCTCAACGGTCTGTAACGCATTTGAATATTGTTTAACTAAAAATCTTTTCTAAGTTAAAGGGAACCTCTCGGTGGCCTTGTTATCCTAACTTAATCTTTTAAACTTACCTTAAAACAAATAACTAAAAACCTAAATACTTATAATATAACTACTAACCTAAACAATCTATTAACCTTTTGATGATGCAAAGGTAAGACAATTTCTAAATCGAAGCAAAGCAAAACATGTTTTATGGCATAAAAAGCTCTTTTTCTTGACTTAAATCAATATAGTGTGTGCGATAACAGTAATTTTTATTATAGTTTTTCATATTTTGTTTTTGTTCTTCTATCTAATTAATGTATCTTTGCTTACATAATAAAAAGTATGTTGCAATGAGAGTTCTGATAGTAAATACAAGCGAGAAAACAGGTGGTGCAGCAGTTGCGGCTAACCGTCTTATGGAGGCCTTGAACAATAATGGAGTGAAAGCTAAAATGCTTGTTCGAGATAAGGACACGGATCAGATAACTGTTGTAGAACTAAAGCATAATATATTTACTAAGTGGCATTTCTTGTGGGAAAGGTTTGTGATTTTCATACATCTTCATTTTTCAAAAGATAAACTATTCCAGTTGGATATAGCTAATTCTGGTTTTGATATTACAAAATTGCGTGAGTTCAAGGAGGCAGATATTATTCACCTAAACTGGGTGAATCAAGGTATGCTTTCTATTTCTGGTATTAAGCATATACTGGAAAGCAACAAGCCTGTAGTCTGGACTATGCACGATATTTGGCCAGCAGTTAGTATATGTCATCTTGCTTTGGATTGTCACAGATATGAAACCAACTGCGGAAATTGCCCATACCTTCCAGGAAAATCAGAACATGATCTTTCTTATAAAATTTGGAATAAGAAAAAGAAAATACTTAAAGATAACAGTATATTTTTTGTAGCCTGTAGTCATTGGCTTGAAAATGAAGCTAATAAAAGTGCACTTCTGGTTGGACAGAAAGTCACAAGCATTCCCAATCCAATAGATATGCGTACATTCTGCAAAATGGATAAAGCAGAGGCCAGACTATCTGTTGGTCTACCTTCTGATAAACGCCTTATTCTGTTTGTATCTCAACGTGCTACTAATATGAATAAAGGTATTAATCATTTGATTGAGGCTTGTAGGATAATGACGGATCAAAATCCAGATATGAAAGATAATACGGCTATCGCAATATTAGGCAGTCATTCCGAAGAATTTGTCAATAGGTTGACATTGCCAGTTTATCCACTTGGATATGTAAGTGATACGAAACGTATTGTCCGTATTTATAATTCGGCAGACATTTTTGTGTTACCATCTTTATCAGAGAACTTGCCAAATACTATAATGGAAGCTATGTCTTGTGGCGTTCCATGTATTGGGTTTAATGTAGGAGGTATACCTGAGGAGATTGATCATAAAAGTAATGGATATGTGGCAGAGTATAAAAATTCTGAAGATTTGGCAAAAGGAATAAGTTGGATTTTGGAAGAAGCAGATTATAATAAGTTAAGTGAAAATGCAATTAAAAAAGTTTCAGCCAACTACTCCCAGCATGCTATAGCCATGAGATATATTGAGGTTTATGATGAAGCTTTGGCTTTTAAAAATTATAGATTATGATAAATTTTTCGATTATTACTGTTACTTACAATGCAAGTAAGTTTTTTAACCATACGGTAAATAGCGTATTGGTGCAGGGATATCCTCATATAGAGCATATTATTATTGATGGAGCCTCTACTGATGAAACACTGACACTTGCGAAAGACTATTCAGAGCGTTCTTATGCATCAGGTAATGGACATGAAGTTCGAATTTTATCTGAGCCGGACAATGGTCTGTATGATGCTATGAACAAAGGATTGCAGATGGCAAATGGCGATTATGTGTGTTTTTTGAATGCCGGTGACAGTTTACCTTTTGGTGATACAATTGAGACCATCGTAGCTAATGCTGAACTTGATGATATCAGAGCTTCAAAACTACCATTACCTGCAGTTATATATGGAGATACAGATGTAGTAGATAGCAGTGGGTCATATCTATTTCGTCGTCGCCTTACACCTCCGGAACAATTGACGTGGCGTTCTTTCAGACATGGTATGCTTGTATGTCATCAAGCTTTTTATGTTCGTACTGATATAGCTAAGGAGTTGAGCTATAACACGCAGTACAAATATTCAGCTGACGTTGATTGGTGTATTAGGGTTATGAAGGAAGCTGATAAGAGAGGACTACTTTTGAAAAATGTTCATGCTACAATAGTCAACTATATGCAAGAGGGTTTGACTACAAAAAACCACAAATCTTCACTTAAAGAGAGATATCATA comes from the Xylanibacter oryzae DSM 17970 genome and includes:
- a CDS encoding glycosyltransferase family 2 protein; this encodes MINFSIITVTYNASKFFNHTVNSVLVQGYPHIEHIIIDGASTDETLTLAKDYSERSYASGNGHEVRILSEPDNGLYDAMNKGLQMANGDYVCFLNAGDSLPFGDTIETIVANAELDDIRASKLPLPAVIYGDTDVVDSSGSYLFRRRLTPPEQLTWRSFRHGMLVCHQAFYVRTDIAKELSYNTQYKYSADVDWCIRVMKEADKRGLLLKNVHATIVNYMQEGLTTKNHKSSLKERYHIMASHYGSFDTVVMHIMFIFRAFFKH
- a CDS encoding glycosyltransferase family 4 protein; the protein is MRVLIVNTSEKTGGAAVAANRLMEALNNNGVKAKMLVRDKDTDQITVVELKHNIFTKWHFLWERFVIFIHLHFSKDKLFQLDIANSGFDITKLREFKEADIIHLNWVNQGMLSISGIKHILESNKPVVWTMHDIWPAVSICHLALDCHRYETNCGNCPYLPGKSEHDLSYKIWNKKKKILKDNSIFFVACSHWLENEANKSALLVGQKVTSIPNPIDMRTFCKMDKAEARLSVGLPSDKRLILFVSQRATNMNKGINHLIEACRIMTDQNPDMKDNTAIAILGSHSEEFVNRLTLPVYPLGYVSDTKRIVRIYNSADIFVLPSLSENLPNTIMEAMSCGVPCIGFNVGGIPEEIDHKSNGYVAEYKNSEDLAKGISWILEEADYNKLSENAIKKVSANYSQHAIAMRYIEVYDEALAFKNYRL